The proteins below come from a single Salvelinus alpinus chromosome 18, SLU_Salpinus.1, whole genome shotgun sequence genomic window:
- the pole3 gene encoding DNA polymerase epsilon subunit 3, whose translation MAERPEDLNLPNAVITRIIKEALPDGVNVSKEARRAISQAASVFVLYATSCANNFAMKAKRKTLNATDVMSAMEEMEFERFLQPLRESLEAYKKGQKGKKEASEQKRKDAKEKKNDVEENDKSREEEEEEEERMEEDQDADNEVEEEEVEN comes from the exons ATGGCAGAAAGACCCGAGGACCTCAATCTACCCAATGCTGTCATCACGCGCATCATCAAGGAGGCG CTACCAGATGGGGTGAACGTGTCAAAAGAAGCCAGACGAGCCATATCTCAAGCTGCCAGTGTATTCGTCCTCTATGCAACATCTTG TGCAAACAATTTTGCCATGAAAGCCAAACGGAAAACTCTAAACGCAACAGATGTGATGTCTGCGATGGAGGAGATGGAGTTTGAACGCTTCTTGCAGCCTCTACGTGAATCTTTGGAGG CTTACAAGAAGGGCCAGAAGGGGAAGAAAGAGGCATCGGAACAAAAACGCAAAGATGCAAAGGAGAAAAAGAACGATGTGGAAGAGAACGACAAgagcagggaggaggaagaggaggaggaagagcgcATGGAGGAAGACCAGGACGCAGACAATGAGGTTGAAGAGGAAGAAGTTGAGAATTGA